Proteins found in one Gemmobacter sp. 24YEA27 genomic segment:
- a CDS encoding amino acid ABC transporter permease: MAWGRWVTIPSQIFVEIVRNTPFLLQAFFLYFGLAKLGVMMPGYVAAIIIVTFNSAAYATEILRSGMLGIPKGLLEAGDSLGFTALQQFRYVVARPMLRAALPALSGQFIIIMLNTSLLSAIAIPELNYEASNLASTSFRPFEVYVVVAAIYLVLSSVFAGLFALISRRVSGSWGTERRMQDIV, encoded by the coding sequence ATGGCCTGGGGTCGTTGGGTGACCATCCCCAGCCAGATCTTTGTCGAGATCGTCCGCAACACGCCCTTTCTGCTGCAGGCCTTCTTCCTTTACTTCGGCCTCGCGAAACTTGGCGTGATGATGCCCGGCTATGTCGCCGCAATCATCATCGTGACATTCAATTCCGCCGCCTATGCGACCGAGATCCTGCGCTCGGGCATGCTCGGCATTCCGAAGGGCCTCCTTGAGGCCGGCGACTCGCTTGGCTTCACAGCGCTGCAGCAGTTCCGCTATGTCGTAGCGCGGCCAATGCTGCGCGCGGCGCTGCCCGCGCTGAGCGGCCAGTTCATCATCATCATGCTCAATACCTCGCTTCTGTCGGCCATCGCCATTCCCGAGCTGAATTACGAGGCCTCGAACCTCGCCTCGACCAGCTTCCGCCCGTTTGAGGTCTATGTCGTGGTGGCCGCGATCTATCTGGTGCTTTCGTCGGTCTTTGCCGGGCTCTTTGCCCTGATCAGCCGGCGTGTCAGCGGCAGCTGGGGCACCGAGCGCCGCATGCAGGATATCGTCTGA